The stretch of DNA GGAGCCGCGCGGGGTGATCGTGGTGATCGAGTGCGAGCACATGTGCATGTCGATGCGCGGCATCCGCAAGCCGGGCGCCAAGACCATCACCTCGGCCGTCCGGGGCCAGCTCCGCGACCCGGCCACCCGGAACGAGGCGATGAGCCTCATCATCGGGCGCTGACCCGCAGCCCTTCCCAGGAGGACCCCGCCGGCGACTACTGCTGGCGGGGTTCCATGTCCTGCGGGGGCTTGAGGTGGTCGCTCATCCACTCCAGGGCGGCCGGCAGCTCGCGGCGCCAGGTCTCGAAGCTGTGGCCGCCGTCGTCCAGGAAGAGCGAGTCGGCCCGGAAGTCGGGGTGCGCCTCGGCCGCCTGCTGGGCGGTGGCCAGGAACTGCTGGGTGGCCGCGTAGTCCTCCTCGGTGCGGGTGCTGATCACCAGCAGCGAGACCTTCGGCACCGGCAGGTTCTTCAGCCGCCAGTCCACGTCGCTGTGCAGGGCCGCGGTCTTGTCGCCGCCGAACAGGTCGCCGTCCGTCCACCGGTCGTTCGGCACCTGGTAGTCGGCGTGCATCGCGGTCGCGTTCGGGTAGACCGCCGGGTTGCGCAGCGAGAGCCGCAGCGCGCAGCTGCCGCCGGTGGAGTAGCCGAGCACGCCCCAGGAGGCGGGGGAGCGGCTGACCCGGTAGGTGGCCCGCAGGGCGGCCGGCACGTCCTTGGCGAACCAGGTCTCGGTCTTCGGGCCGTTCGCCACGTCCACGCACTCGGTGTTGCGCGGCGGGGCCACGCTCGGCCGGGCCATCACGATCACGGTGGGCGCCATCCGGCCGGTGCGCTCCAGCTCCCAGGCGGTCTGCGGCACCCGCAGCCCCTCCACCAGGTGCAGCGAGGGCCCCGGGTAGCCGGCCAGGGTGAGCAGCACCGGGAAGCGCTCCCGGGCGTACCGGGGCACGAAGTACTCCGGCGGCAGGTAGACGAAGACCTGGTCGGAGAGGCCGGAGGCGGTGCCGGTGATCCGCACCGAGTCGACCCGGCCGACCTCCTCGGGCTTGCCCTGCGGCAGGTCCTTGATCGTCTCCAGGCCGCCCTCGGTGCTCGGCTGGATCAGCGCCCCGGCCTTGGGAGCGGCCGCCTTGGGGTGGTCGGCGGCCAGTGCGAGGGGGGTGCCGCCGGGATGCAGCAGGTCGTTCCAGGAGGTGTAGAACCCGTAGCTGTTGTTGACCGACAGGGCCAGCACGCTCAGCACGGCCAGCTGAACCACCGTCAGCAGGGCAATCCGGCCGAGCATCGGCAGCGGCCGCTGCCGGGCCAGCTTGGGCCAGAGCCAGAGGATCGCGACCAGCCCGACCGCGCCCAGCGCGGCCAGCGCGTACACCAGCGGCCTGCTGGTCAGTTCCATGCCTTGCCTTCCCTCGTCGCGGCTGCGGGGCCAGGGTTCATCGTGCGGGCGCGCCCCGGCGGCAGCCACCGGGGTGCGCCGCCCGGGGCAGCGCCCCCACCTTTCGGTGGAAGGCGCGCCGGGGCGCTGCGGCCGGTGCAACCGAGGCTCTAGAATGCGGCGTCCACCGTGTGTAACGCGTGCGCCGCTGTCCCGTAGCGCCGTGGTGAGGCCCACCCTGTCCCCCAGGTGCTCGTCCCCCGAGAACGCCACTCCCCGGAATTACCGTCCGCGGAAGCTTTCTTGACGAGTTGATTGCCAGACGAAGGAATTGCCATGAAGGTCCCTCTCATCTCCTCCCCCGGAGTGACAGGAGAGTCCGGAACAGCCTCTACGCTGAGCAACCATGAGCGTTCCCGTGTCCGTTGAGCCGTCCCCCGAGCAGCACCGTCGCCGCGGTCTGCAGACGCTCCGTAACCAAGCCGCCGCCGTGCCCCGGGCCTGGCTCCCGGGTGCCGTGGGGTACGCCTGCCTGCTGATCGGGCTGGTCAACATCGCCAGCGCGATCTTCCCCAAGCTGCGCAAGACCAAGGTGCACACCTGGGCAGGCCAGCTGCCCGGCGGGACCACCACGCTGGCCGCCGCGGGCACCCTCATGGTCGGCATCCTGCTGGTGGTGCTCGCGCACGCGCTGCGCCGCCGCAAGCAGCGGGCCTGGCGGGCCGTCTGCGTGCTGCTGCCGGTGGGCGCCGCGCTGCACATCCTGCGCTGGCACCAGGTCGGCCCGGCCGTGGTCTCGCTCGTGCTGCTCGTGGTGATGCTGGTGCACCGCCGCGAGTTCTACGCCAAGGCCGACCCGCGCACCCGCTGGCGGGCGGCGTTCAACCTGGTCGTGATGGGCATCGTCAGCGTGCTGCTCGGCCTCTTGATCGTCAGCGTGCACCCGAGCTCCGAGGTCGGGCACCCGAGCTTCACCGACCGGCTGCAGCACGTGGTCTTCGGGCTGTTCGCCTTCGAGGGCCCGATGCGCTTCCACAGCGATCGGGTCGCCGACCTGGTCTACTACTCGCTGGCCGCGCTCGGCCTGGTCACCGCGCTCACCACCGCGTACCTGCTGCTGCGCCCGGAGAAGCCCGAGCCGGTGCTCACGGCCGAGGACGAGGTCAAGGTGCGCGCCCTGCTGGAGCGGCACGGCGTCCGCGACTCGCTGGGCTACTTCGCGCTGCGCCGCGACAAGAGCGTGCTCTTCTCGCCCACCGGCAAGGCCGCGATCTCCTACCGGGTGATCTCCGGCGTGATGCTCGCCTCCGGTGACCCGGTGGGCGATGTGGAGGCCTGGCCCGGCGCGATCAAGGTCTTCATGGCCGAGGCCCGGGCGCACGCCTGGGTGCCGGCCGTGGTCGGCTGCAGCGAGGTCGGCGGCGAGGTGTGGACCCGCGAGGCGGGCCTGGACGCGCTGGAGCTCGGCGACGAGGCGATCGTGGACACCGCGACCTTCTCGCTCTCCGGCCGCGCGATGCGCAACGTCCGCCAGATGGTCAAGCGGATCGAGCGCAACGGCTACTCCTGCCAGGTGCGCCGGGTCGGCGAGCTGGAGCTGGAGGAGAAGCGCCGGATCGCCGACGCCGCCGCCCGCTGGCGCGGCACCGACACCGAGCGCGGCTTCTCGATGGCGCTGGGCCGCTTCGGCGACCCGGTGGACGACGGCTGCGTGGTGGTCACCGCCCACAAGGCCCCCGAGGAGGGCGAGCCCGGCTACGCGACCGGGGACGACCTGCGCGCGGTGCTGCACTTCGTGCCCTGGGGCCCGGACGGGATCTCGCTGGAGCTGATGCGGCGCGACCGCGCGGCCGACCCGGGCCTGAACGAGCTGCTGATCGTCGCGGCCCTGCAGGAGGTGCCGGCCCTCGGCGTGAAGCGGGTCTCGCTCAACTTCGCGATGTTCCGCTCGGCGCTGGCCCGCGGCGAGCGGATCGGCGCGGGCCCGGTGCTGCGCGCCTGGCGCGGGCTGCTGGTCTTCCTCTCGCGCTGGTTCCAGATCGAGTCGCTGTACAAGTTCAACGCGAAGTTCCAGCCCGAGTGGGAGCCGCGGTTCCTGGTCTACCCGGCCACCCGCGACCTGCCCCGGATCGGCTTCGCCGTGATGCAGGCGGAGGCCTTCATCACCCTGGGCATGCCGAAGTTCGGCCGCAAGAAGCAGCGCCAGGGCCTGATGCCCGAGCCGACGGCGGTCTCGGTCACCGAGGCAGCCTGAGCCCGTGGGGGTGTGGGGAGCGGGGCTCCCCACACCCCCTTCTTCGATAATGACTGCATGACCACCCTCCCTGGCCTCCCCGGTCTCCCCCTGCTCGACCGCTGCGCGGTGATGGGCATCGTCAACGTCACCCCCGACTCGTTCTCCGACGGCGGGCTCTGGCTCGACCCGGCGGCAGCCGTCGCGCACGGGCTGGCCCTCACCGCCCAGGGCGCCGACCTGGTGGACGTGGGCGGTGAGTCGACCCGCCCGGGGGCCCAGCGGGTGACCGAGGCGGAGGAGTTGCGCCGGGTGATCCCGGTGGTCCGGGAGCTGGCCGCGGCCGGGGTGGTGGTCAGCGTGGACACCATGCGGGCCGCCGTGGCCGAGCAGGCGCTGGCCGCCGGGGCCCGGTTGGTCAACGATGTCTCCGGCGGGCTGGCCGACCCGGGGATGGCCGAGGTGGTCGCCGCGAGCGGCGCGCCGTTCGTGGTGATGCACTGGCGCGGGCAGTCGGCCGAGATGGACGACCTGGCGGTGTACGGGGACGTGGTCACCGAGGTGGCGGCCGAGCTGACGGCCCGGGTGGCCGAACTGCTGGCGGCCGGGGTCAAGGAGGAGCAGCTGGTCCTCGACCCGGGGCTGGGCTTCGCCAAGACGCTGGAGCACAACTGGGAGCTGCTCGGCGGCCTGCACGTGCTCACCGCGCTCGGCCGCCCTCTCCTGGTGGCCGCATCGCGCAAGCGGTTCCTGGGTACGCTGCTCGCCGACCCGGAAACCGGGGAGCTCCGGCCCGCCCGGCAGCGGGACGACGCCACGGCGGCCGTCTCGGCGCTCGCGGCCCAGGCGGGTGCCTGGGCGGTGCGGGTGCACGACGTGGCCGGCACGGCCGACGCCGTACGGGTGGTGGCCGCCTGGCAGCGGGCGGCCGGCGGGAGGGCCTGACCGACGGTTTGGGAGGAGAGGCATGGCGGGTGACGGCAGGGTGAGCGGCAGCGACCGCGCGGCGGAGCCGGAGCTGGACCGGGAGGCCGTGCTGGCGGCGAACCAGGCTCTCTACGAGGCGCTGGAGAACGGCGACCTGGAGGCAGTGGAGTCGATCTGGCTCGGTGCGGCCGAGGCCGACGACAAGGGCGGGGTGGTCTGTGTGCACCCCGGCTGGCCGGTGCTGCGCGGGCGGGCCCAGGTGACCCGCTCGTACATGCTGATCATGATGAACACGGAGTACATCCAGTTCTTCCTGACCGATGTCGAGGTGGAGGTGCAGGGCGATGTGGCCCTGGTCACCTGCACCGAGAACATCCTCTCCGGCGGCGAGGCCGAGGAGGAGGGCGAGCTGGGCCCGCTGGTGGGCGGCAAGGTCGTCTCGACCAACCTGTTCCGCCGGACGGTGGACGGCTGGAAGCTCTGGTCGCACCACGGTTCACCCGTGCTGACCAGCGGCGACGACGAGGACGAGGAATAGGCCGGACGTAGCGGCGGGCGGCGACGGGCGGGCCGCCCGGTCCGCGGGGCGGCACGCCCGCCGCCGTCAATCGCCGAAACGGCGCGTAGCGCGCCCGCACACGCCGGGCGGGACGGTCGGGGTCCGTCCGTTCCCGCAGGTAGATTCGAGTACGGCGGGCGCCCGTGCCCGCCGCAGTTGAGCTGGGAGAGTTGAGTTGCTGGACCGCGTCAGCCTGCGGGGCCTGCGTGCCCGGGGCCACCACGGCGTCTTCGAGCGCGAGCGCATCGAGGGGCAGACCTTCGTGGTCGACCTGGTGCTCTACCTGGACACCCGTCCGGCGGCCTCCGGGGACGACCTGACCCGCACCGCGCACTACGGCGTGGTGGCCGAGGAGGTCACCGCGATCATCGCCGGCGAGCCGGTCGACCTGATCGAGACCCTGGCCCAGCGGATCGCCGACCAGTGCCTGAAGCACGAAGCCGTCGAGGAGGTCGAGGTCACCGTCCACAAGCCGGACGCCCCGATCACCGTGCCGTTCGACGACGTCACCATCACCATCCACCGGGGCCGCGCGTGAGGTACGCGTACCCCGCCACCGCTCCAGCCGCAGAGGAACTCCGATGAGCACCAGCGACCCGACCGCCTCGCCGACCACGTTCGACCTGGAGCGGCGCGTCGACAGTGCCGATCTCACCCTGCACAACCCGCGCACCGCGGTGATCGCCCTCGGCAGCAACCTCGGCAACCGCCTGGAGACCCTCCAAGGCGCCGTGGACGCGCTGGAGGACACCCCGGGCATCCGGATCACCGCCGTCTCCGGCGTCTTCGAGACCGAGGCCGTGGGCGGCCCCGCCGAGCAGCCCAACTACTACAACGCCGTGGTGCTGCTGCGCACCACGCTGCCGCCGGGCCCGCTGCTCGAGCGGGGCAACGCGATCGAGGACGCCTTCGGCCGGGTCCGTGAGGTCCGCTGGGGCCCCCGCACCCTGGACGTGGACATCCTCGCCTACGAGGGCGTCACCTCCACCGACCCGCGCCTCCTCCTCCCGCACCCGCGCGCCCACGAGCGCGCCTTCGTGCTCGCCCCCTGGGCCGACGCCGAGCCGGACGCCGAACTCCCGGGCCTCGGCCGGATCACCGACCTGCTCAAGGGCCTCGGCGCCGAGGCCGAGGAGGCCGTCTGGCGCCGGGACGACATCCAGCTGCGACTGCCGGAGTAATCGGGCGCTGCCGTCGCTGCCGGCACTGCTGGATGTCGCCGGCGCCGCCGGATGTCGCCGGATGTCGCCGGCGCTGCCGGATCTCGCCGGCGTGGCCGGGCGCTGAGGGAGTGGCCGGGCGCGGCCGGGGCAGACGGTCGGGGCAGACGGTCGGCGGGGCTCCGGCGGGGTCGGGGGAGAGTCGGTGGGGCTCCGGCGGGAACTCCGGGGTGGGCGTCGGCCGTACGAGTAGGTGGTCGGTGGAGTGCGGCCGGTACCGTGGCCTGGCAGGGCCGCCGCCGGGTGTGCCTCGCCCGGCCGACCGGGGTGGTGCCGCTGGTGGCGCCGGCCCGTCCGTGCCGCCGTACCGCTGCTCGTCCGCACCTCCGCCAGCCCGTACCTCCGCCAGCCCGCACCTCCGCTCGTCCGCCGGGAAGGGACCCAGCCTTCGTGAAGCCGCTCCGCCTCCGCCTGCTCCTGGGTATCGCCGCCGTGGCGGGGGTGCTCGCCTGGGCCGGTGCCAAGCTCTGGGACTCCGTCGGGCAGCTGCCCGGGGTGCCGACCGCCGCCCCCATCGTGCTGGCGGTGGTCGCGGTGGTGCTGCTCGCCACGGCGATCTCGCTCCGGGCCCGGCTCAAGGCCGCCCGTGAGCGGCGGCCCGGCGCCAAGGCGGTCGACCCGCTGAGCGCGGCCCGGGCGGTTGTGCTGGCCCAGGCCAGCGCCCTGGTCGCGGCGGTGGCCACCGGCATCTACGCCGGGGCCGGCGTCTACCTGCTCGGCCTGCTGGACATCGCGGCCCGCAAGTCGCAGGCGATCACCGCCGGCTTCGCGGTGCTGACCGGCGCCGCCGTGGTGGCCGCCGCCCTCTGGCTCCAGCACGTCTGCAAGCTCCCCGAGGACCACAACGACCCGACCCCGGGCCCGGCCCCCTCGGCCCGCTGACGTCTCCTCAGTGTGCTCGTCCGCCGGCCTCGGTCGCGTAGCGGGCGAGCAGGCGGGCCGTCAGGTGCCCGGGCCGGTGGTCCGGCGCCGGCAGACAGCGCTGCCGGGCGGGGGAGTACTCGGTGAGCACGATCCCCGCGTGGTCGGTGGGCGACTCGTCCAGGGTGACCGGGTGCCCGTGGGCGGTGAGGGTCTCGTACAGGGTGCGGGACTGCTCGGCGGGCACCACCTCGTCCGTGCTGCCGTGGATCAGGTGGACCGGGACGGGAGCGGCCGCCGTCTCCCGTCGGGCTGTCCCGAGCGTCCCGAGCGCCTGGGCGGCGGCCAGTGGGGTGGTGCCGGTGGTCGGGGACGGGGTGGTGAACCCGCCCGCGATCGAGACCACGGCCCGGGGGCGCCAGTCGGACTGCCCGGGCAGGCCCTCCAGGGCGACGCTCACCGCGCACTTGCCGCCGAGCGACCAGCCGGCCAGCACCAGCGGGGTCCCTTCGGCGGCCGCGTACCGGCGGGCGAAGGTGACGGATTCGAGCAGATGTGCCATTCCCTGGTCGGGGGCGTCCGGCCGCCAGTCCGGGACCAGCACGGTCACTCCGAGGGCCGCCGTGGCCTGGGCCAACGTGCCGAGCACGTCCCGCTCGTCCGGCCCCCGGCCGTGCCAGAGCAGGACGGTCGGCCGGGGGTCCGCCGGGCCGTCCTCGGCCGGGGCGGGCCGGTGGATGTCGAGCAGCCGGCCGCTCGGGCCGTACTCCACCGTGTGCAGCGTGGACACGGGTGCCTCCTCGTTCGGGTGGTGCGCGGACGGGGCCGGTTGTCGTGACGTCAGGTAGGCGTCCGTGTACCCCAGGTGGCGCCGACGGTCTGTCAAGAGCCGAAAAGGGGCCCAGGCTGACAGGGTGCCAATTCGCACGCTAGTTTCTTTGCCATGTCACGCGGACGCCACCGTCATTCCTCAGTCCTCGGCCGCTCTGCGCCCATGATCATCGCAGGGGTGCTCACCGTTGCCGCGTTGGCCGCGGTGGTCGCCAGTCCGGACGGGGCGCTGGCCCGGTCGGTGGGCGTGGCGGCCGTGCTGGTCTCGGTCGGCCTCGGGGTGCTGCTGCGGCAGCGCGACCGGGACGGTCGGGCGGCGGCCGAGCTGGCCGCGACCCGGCGGCTGCGGGACGAGGAGCGGTTCGAGGAGCAGTTGGCCGAGGCCGAGTACGCGGCCGAGGTCGCCGAGGAGCGGGCGGCCCGGTTCGGGCGCCGGCTGACGGCGGAGAAGTCCCGGCTGGCGAAGGCCGAGACCGAGATCGCCCGGCTGCTCAAGGAGCGCGCGGTGATGGTCGCGGCCCAGGCCCTCAAGGACGCCGAGGCGGCCCAGAAGGCGCTCGCCGCGACCCGGCCCCGCCACCCCGTGACGGCGGCCGCCTACGTCCGGGCCGGCGCCGTCCTGCGCCACCTGGAGCGCGAGGCCGACCGGGTCGAGCGCCTGCGCGAGAGCGCGGCCAACCGCGCCCAGCTCGCCCTCCGTCCGGCCCCGGCCCTGGTCCCGGCCGCTACGGCGGCCCCGGCGTCCGTTTCGGCCGCCGTCGACGTCTCGGCCAACGCGCTCGCCCCGGTCGGTACCGGTTCGGTGGGCACGGGTTCGGTGGGTGCCGGCCTCGGTGCTGCTGCGGTCGGTGCTGCTTCGGCCGGCGCGGCGTCCGTCGGCGCGGGCTCGGCGGTCGAGGGTGCTCCGGTGGCTGCGCCGGGCGCGGGTGGCGCCGAGGGTGCCGCTCCGGCGGCGGGCGAGCGGGCCGTGCACGCGCTGCGGGCGGGGATCGAGGCGGCGCCGCTGCGGCCGGTGCTCACGGCGGCCGTGGAGCCGCTGGGCGGGGCGCAGGCGGCGGCGATCGTGCCGGCCGGGCGGTCACAGCAGCGGCCCCGGCCGCAGGCGGCCAACGGGCGGACCTTCAGCTTCTTCGGGCGGACCGCCACGCCGCTGCGCCCGGCCGCTCCGGCCCCGGCGGTCGGCAGCGTGACGGACCTGGCGGACGTGCTCGGTGACGAGGCGCTGGCCGAGACGGCCCGGTACGCCGAGCAG from Kitasatospora sp. MMS16-BH015 encodes:
- a CDS encoding esterase family protein: MELTSRPLVYALAALGAVGLVAILWLWPKLARQRPLPMLGRIALLTVVQLAVLSVLALSVNNSYGFYTSWNDLLHPGGTPLALAADHPKAAAPKAGALIQPSTEGGLETIKDLPQGKPEEVGRVDSVRITGTASGLSDQVFVYLPPEYFVPRYARERFPVLLTLAGYPGPSLHLVEGLRVPQTAWELERTGRMAPTVIVMARPSVAPPRNTECVDVANGPKTETWFAKDVPAALRATYRVSRSPASWGVLGYSTGGSCALRLSLRNPAVYPNATAMHADYQVPNDRWTDGDLFGGDKTAALHSDVDWRLKNLPVPKVSLLVISTRTEEDYAATQQFLATAQQAAEAHPDFRADSLFLDDGGHSFETWRRELPAALEWMSDHLKPPQDMEPRQQ
- a CDS encoding phosphatidylglycerol lysyltransferase domain-containing protein encodes the protein MSVPVSVEPSPEQHRRRGLQTLRNQAAAVPRAWLPGAVGYACLLIGLVNIASAIFPKLRKTKVHTWAGQLPGGTTTLAAAGTLMVGILLVVLAHALRRRKQRAWRAVCVLLPVGAALHILRWHQVGPAVVSLVLLVVMLVHRREFYAKADPRTRWRAAFNLVVMGIVSVLLGLLIVSVHPSSEVGHPSFTDRLQHVVFGLFAFEGPMRFHSDRVADLVYYSLAALGLVTALTTAYLLLRPEKPEPVLTAEDEVKVRALLERHGVRDSLGYFALRRDKSVLFSPTGKAAISYRVISGVMLASGDPVGDVEAWPGAIKVFMAEARAHAWVPAVVGCSEVGGEVWTREAGLDALELGDEAIVDTATFSLSGRAMRNVRQMVKRIERNGYSCQVRRVGELELEEKRRIADAAARWRGTDTERGFSMALGRFGDPVDDGCVVVTAHKAPEEGEPGYATGDDLRAVLHFVPWGPDGISLELMRRDRAADPGLNELLIVAALQEVPALGVKRVSLNFAMFRSALARGERIGAGPVLRAWRGLLVFLSRWFQIESLYKFNAKFQPEWEPRFLVYPATRDLPRIGFAVMQAEAFITLGMPKFGRKKQRQGLMPEPTAVSVTEAA
- the folP gene encoding dihydropteroate synthase, producing the protein MTTLPGLPGLPLLDRCAVMGIVNVTPDSFSDGGLWLDPAAAVAHGLALTAQGADLVDVGGESTRPGAQRVTEAEELRRVIPVVRELAAAGVVVSVDTMRAAVAEQALAAGARLVNDVSGGLADPGMAEVVAASGAPFVVMHWRGQSAEMDDLAVYGDVVTEVAAELTARVAELLAAGVKEEQLVLDPGLGFAKTLEHNWELLGGLHVLTALGRPLLVAASRKRFLGTLLADPETGELRPARQRDDATAAVSALAAQAGAWAVRVHDVAGTADAVRVVAAWQRAAGGRA
- a CDS encoding nuclear transport factor 2 family protein — encoded protein: MAGDGRVSGSDRAAEPELDREAVLAANQALYEALENGDLEAVESIWLGAAEADDKGGVVCVHPGWPVLRGRAQVTRSYMLIMMNTEYIQFFLTDVEVEVQGDVALVTCTENILSGGEAEEEGELGPLVGGKVVSTNLFRRTVDGWKLWSHHGSPVLTSGDDEDEE
- the folB gene encoding dihydroneopterin aldolase, which translates into the protein MDRVSLRGLRARGHHGVFERERIEGQTFVVDLVLYLDTRPAASGDDLTRTAHYGVVAEEVTAIIAGEPVDLIETLAQRIADQCLKHEAVEEVEVTVHKPDAPITVPFDDVTITIHRGRA
- the folK gene encoding 2-amino-4-hydroxy-6-hydroxymethyldihydropteridine diphosphokinase — translated: MSTSDPTASPTTFDLERRVDSADLTLHNPRTAVIALGSNLGNRLETLQGAVDALEDTPGIRITAVSGVFETEAVGGPAEQPNYYNAVVLLRTTLPPGPLLERGNAIEDAFGRVREVRWGPRTLDVDILAYEGVTSTDPRLLLPHPRAHERAFVLAPWADAEPDAELPGLGRITDLLKGLGAEAEEAVWRRDDIQLRLPE
- a CDS encoding DUF3180 domain-containing protein yields the protein MKPLRLRLLLGIAAVAGVLAWAGAKLWDSVGQLPGVPTAAPIVLAVVAVVLLATAISLRARLKAARERRPGAKAVDPLSAARAVVLAQASALVAAVATGIYAGAGVYLLGLLDIAARKSQAITAGFAVLTGAAVVAAALWLQHVCKLPEDHNDPTPGPAPSAR
- a CDS encoding alpha/beta hydrolase; protein product: MSTLHTVEYGPSGRLLDIHRPAPAEDGPADPRPTVLLWHGRGPDERDVLGTLAQATAALGVTVLVPDWRPDAPDQGMAHLLESVTFARRYAAAEGTPLVLAGWSLGGKCAVSVALEGLPGQSDWRPRAVVSIAGGFTTPSPTTGTTPLAAAQALGTLGTARRETAAAPVPVHLIHGSTDEVVPAEQSRTLYETLTAHGHPVTLDESPTDHAGIVLTEYSPARQRCLPAPDHRPGHLTARLLARYATEAGGRAH